One Kallotenue papyrolyticum genomic window carries:
- a CDS encoding response regulator → MPQQEPQPTGGPPRRDLLLIAADWQSRALTLAELQEAGYEVMAVPGLRYGLRALRRGLVVPPLIVLDVHDDAEATPERAAQLLALAPGVPLILIVGAFERAQWEPLRPQVAAWLTRPVTVGEVVATVRRLLPLRPEASAG, encoded by the coding sequence ATGCCACAGCAGGAGCCACAACCAACCGGCGGCCCTCCGCGCCGCGATCTGCTGTTGATCGCCGCTGACTGGCAGAGCCGCGCCCTGACGCTGGCCGAGCTGCAGGAGGCCGGCTATGAGGTGATGGCCGTGCCAGGGCTGCGCTACGGCCTGCGCGCGCTACGGCGAGGGCTGGTCGTACCGCCGTTGATCGTGCTGGACGTGCACGACGACGCAGAGGCCACGCCCGAACGCGCCGCGCAGTTGCTGGCGCTGGCGCCGGGCGTGCCACTGATCCTGATCGTGGGCGCGTTCGAGCGCGCGCAGTGGGAGCCCCTTCGTCCGCAGGTGGCCGCCTGGCTGACACGACCGGTCACCGTCGGCGAGGTAGTGGCCACGGTGCGCCGGCTGCTGCCGCTCAGGCCGGAGGCGTCGGCGGGCTGA
- a CDS encoding molybdopterin-containing oxidoreductase family protein, whose amino-acid sequence MTATHPSPLTIVRGACPHDCPDTCAMLVTVQDGKAIRVSGDPSHPVTQGFLCAKVSRYIERTYHPERVLYPMRRVGPRGSGRWQRITWDEALDEIVARFRAIIAEYGPQAILPYSYAGTMGLLMYGSMDRRFFHRLGASLLERTICAEAGFLGYKYTNGAAIGTDVEQFAHARLILLWGTNTLTSNPHLWPFIKRARALGAQVIAIDPYRSRTAQQCDAHLALNPGTDAALALGMLHVIFAEGLEDREYLARATVGAEQLRARAAEFPPERVAAITGLSATQIVDLARRYASTQPAAIRINYGLQRHAGGGMAVRTIATLPAVVGAWRHPAGGILLSTSGTFPLNIAALERPDLIPPGTRAINMNELGRALTELNDPPVKALFVYNSNPAAVAPDQTRVHQGLMRDDLFIVVHEQFPTDTAMYADLLLPATTQLEHADLHKSYGHLYLLWNAPAIAPLGEALPNTELFRRLAARMGFDDACFRDSDEDMARQALQSDHPALAGITLELLKERGWARLNLPQPWAPFAEGRFPTPSGKCELFSERMAAAGLDPVPAYTPPAESPQTAPELAQRYPLALLTPPAHHFLNTTFVNVLKRYEGGPRLEIHPDDAAARGIGEGDLVRVFNDRGEFVVPATISERVKPGLVVALSIWWNRYLPARRGVNATTSQRLSDMGGGATFYDNLVQVEKISPPTPPA is encoded by the coding sequence ATGACAGCAACACATCCTTCGCCACTCACCATTGTGCGCGGTGCGTGCCCGCACGACTGCCCCGATACCTGCGCCATGCTGGTGACGGTGCAGGACGGCAAGGCGATCCGCGTCAGCGGCGATCCGTCGCATCCTGTGACACAGGGCTTTCTGTGCGCTAAAGTCTCGCGCTACATCGAGCGCACCTACCACCCCGAGCGCGTGCTCTACCCCATGCGCCGCGTCGGGCCGCGCGGCAGCGGGCGCTGGCAGCGCATCACCTGGGACGAGGCACTGGACGAGATCGTCGCGCGTTTCCGGGCGATCATCGCCGAGTATGGCCCACAGGCGATCCTGCCCTACTCCTACGCCGGCACGATGGGCCTGCTGATGTATGGCTCGATGGACCGGCGCTTCTTCCACCGGCTGGGCGCCTCGCTGCTGGAGCGCACCATCTGCGCCGAGGCCGGCTTTCTGGGCTACAAATACACCAACGGCGCGGCGATCGGCACGGATGTCGAGCAGTTTGCCCATGCGCGGCTGATCCTGCTGTGGGGCACCAACACGCTGACCTCCAACCCGCACCTGTGGCCCTTCATCAAACGGGCGCGCGCCCTGGGCGCGCAGGTGATCGCCATCGATCCCTACCGTTCGCGTACCGCGCAGCAGTGCGACGCGCACCTGGCGCTCAATCCGGGCACGGATGCGGCGCTGGCGCTGGGCATGCTGCACGTGATCTTTGCCGAAGGTCTCGAGGATCGCGAGTACCTGGCGCGCGCCACGGTCGGCGCGGAGCAGTTGCGCGCCCGCGCGGCGGAGTTCCCGCCGGAGCGCGTCGCGGCGATCACCGGCCTGAGCGCGACCCAGATCGTGGACCTAGCGCGGCGCTACGCCTCCACCCAGCCGGCGGCGATCCGCATCAACTACGGCCTGCAACGCCACGCCGGCGGCGGCATGGCCGTGCGCACGATCGCCACGCTGCCGGCAGTGGTGGGCGCTTGGCGCCATCCCGCCGGCGGCATCCTGTTGAGCACCAGCGGCACGTTTCCGCTCAACATCGCCGCGCTGGAGCGTCCCGATCTGATCCCGCCCGGCACGCGCGCGATCAACATGAACGAACTGGGCCGCGCCCTGACCGAGCTGAACGATCCGCCGGTCAAAGCCCTATTCGTGTACAACTCCAATCCGGCGGCGGTCGCGCCCGACCAGACGCGCGTGCACCAGGGCCTGATGCGCGACGATCTCTTTATCGTCGTCCACGAGCAGTTTCCGACCGACACGGCCATGTATGCCGATCTGCTCTTGCCGGCCACCACGCAGCTCGAACACGCCGACCTCCATAAATCCTACGGCCACCTCTACCTGCTGTGGAACGCGCCGGCGATCGCGCCGCTGGGCGAGGCGCTGCCCAACACCGAGCTGTTCCGTCGCCTGGCAGCGCGCATGGGCTTTGACGATGCCTGCTTCCGCGACTCGGACGAGGATATGGCACGCCAGGCGCTTCAGTCCGATCATCCGGCGCTGGCCGGCATCACGCTGGAGCTGCTCAAGGAGCGCGGCTGGGCGCGGCTCAACCTGCCGCAGCCCTGGGCGCCCTTCGCCGAGGGCCGCTTTCCCACGCCCAGCGGCAAGTGCGAACTCTTCTCCGAGCGCATGGCCGCCGCCGGGCTGGATCCGGTGCCGGCCTACACGCCGCCGGCTGAGTCGCCGCAGACCGCGCCGGAGCTGGCGCAACGCTACCCGCTGGCGCTGCTGACACCACCGGCACACCACTTCCTGAACACCACCTTTGTCAATGTGCTCAAGCGCTACGAGGGCGGCCCGCGCCTGGAGATCCATCCCGACGATGCCGCCGCGCGTGGCATCGGCGAGGGCGATCTGGTGCGTGTCTTCAACGATCGCGGCGAGTTCGTGGTGCCGGCAACCATCAGCGAGCGGGTCAAGCCCGGGCTGGTGGTGGCGCTCTCGATCTGGTGGAACCGCTACCTGCCCGCCAGACGCGGCGTCAACGCCACCACCTCGCAGCGCCTCAGCGACATGGGCGGCGGCGCAACCTTCTACGACAACCTGGTGCAAGTCGAAAAGATCAGCCCGCCGACGCCTCCGGCCTGA